A genomic stretch from Chitinophaga lutea includes:
- a CDS encoding DNA polymerase III subunit gamma/tau, giving the protein MENFIVSARKYRPQNFSTVVGQAHITTTLKNAIRNNQLAHAFLFCGPRGVGKTTCARILAKTINCENLQPDGEACNECNSCRTFNEGSSFNIHELDAASNNSVDDIRTLVDQVRFAPQAGKYKIYIIDEVHMLSSSAFNAFLKTLEEPPSYAIFILATTEKHKILPTILSRCQIFDFKRITIQDTVDHLQEIVTKEHMTAEGDALHLIAQKTDGCMRDSLSTLDKIVSFTGGKLTYQNTLEHLNILDYDYFFKVMDAVLVQDVAGALLIFDEILQKGFEGDNFLGGWAEFLRNLLVCKEEKVLHLMEVSANLKDRYRQMSGRVSAAYLVTALHLLNETEIGYRMARNKRLHVEMALIRLCYLQQAVTLVSNDQSGEVVKKNLIPEGAPQRLRAPMAQPIYGKPATSKTITPEAPRLTIEVEKGAQAPAANTGHTQPAQPVQAAPAPPAASAPAAQPYTAPAPPPAPKPAATAAPQTKLTGLVAMREALAAKQQHETANAAAAASSTIALTAGALVVYWEEFIDRFRQANKMTIVGNLQLAQVVLLAPEEIGLISRNIVQFRFMEEEKLEIADFFKKKFRNKDLVLTLSLDESQQEVADTGPAPLSSREQFARMIEKYPLVKELKDRLNMELDF; this is encoded by the coding sequence ATGGAAAATTTTATTGTATCCGCCCGTAAGTACCGTCCGCAGAACTTCTCAACGGTAGTAGGGCAAGCCCATATCACCACGACACTTAAAAATGCCATCCGCAACAACCAGCTGGCGCATGCCTTCCTGTTTTGCGGGCCGCGCGGCGTGGGTAAAACCACCTGCGCCCGTATTCTGGCCAAAACCATCAACTGCGAAAACCTGCAGCCAGACGGGGAAGCCTGCAACGAATGTAATTCCTGCCGCACCTTCAACGAAGGCAGCTCCTTTAATATCCATGAGCTGGATGCGGCTTCCAATAACTCGGTAGACGATATCCGCACCCTGGTAGACCAGGTGCGCTTCGCCCCCCAGGCCGGCAAATACAAGATTTATATCATAGATGAGGTGCACATGCTCAGCTCCTCGGCGTTCAACGCATTCCTGAAAACGCTGGAAGAGCCGCCCTCATATGCCATCTTCATCCTGGCCACCACGGAAAAGCACAAGATATTGCCCACTATCCTGAGCCGTTGCCAGATATTCGATTTCAAACGCATCACCATACAGGACACGGTGGACCACCTCCAGGAAATTGTGACCAAAGAGCACATGACCGCGGAAGGCGACGCCCTGCACCTCATTGCGCAGAAAACAGACGGCTGTATGCGCGATTCCCTCAGTACGCTCGACAAAATCGTGAGTTTTACCGGGGGCAAACTGACCTACCAGAACACCCTCGAGCACCTGAACATCCTAGACTACGATTATTTCTTCAAGGTGATGGATGCCGTGCTCGTACAGGACGTGGCCGGCGCCCTGCTGATCTTCGATGAAATTCTCCAGAAGGGCTTCGAGGGCGACAACTTCCTCGGGGGCTGGGCCGAATTCCTCCGCAACCTGCTGGTGTGCAAGGAAGAGAAGGTGCTGCACCTCATGGAAGTAAGCGCCAACCTCAAAGACCGCTACAGGCAGATGAGCGGGCGGGTGAGCGCCGCTTACCTGGTGACCGCGCTGCACCTGCTGAACGAAACCGAGATCGGCTACCGCATGGCGCGGAACAAACGGCTGCATGTGGAAATGGCGCTGATCAGGCTTTGTTACCTGCAGCAGGCCGTCACCCTCGTGAGCAACGATCAGAGCGGTGAAGTGGTAAAAAAAAACCTGATTCCTGAAGGCGCCCCGCAACGGCTGAGGGCCCCGATGGCGCAGCCTATTTACGGCAAACCCGCCACCAGTAAGACAATCACACCCGAAGCACCGCGCCTGACGATAGAAGTGGAGAAAGGCGCCCAGGCGCCCGCCGCCAATACCGGCCATACCCAGCCGGCCCAACCCGTACAGGCCGCACCCGCGCCGCCGGCAGCATCCGCTCCGGCCGCCCAGCCATACACCGCGCCTGCTCCGCCGCCGGCACCCAAGCCCGCCGCCACCGCAGCGCCGCAAACCAAACTCACCGGCCTGGTCGCCATGCGCGAAGCCCTGGCCGCCAAACAGCAGCACGAAACCGCCAACGCAGCCGCGGCCGCTTCTTCCACCATCGCCTTAACGGCCGGCGCCCTCGTGGTGTACTGGGAAGAATTCATCGACCGCTTCCGCCAGGCCAATAAAATGACCATCGTGGGCAACCTCCAGCTGGCGCAGGTAGTACTGCTTGCCCCTGAAGAGATCGGGCTCATCAGCCGGAACATCGTGCAGTTCCGCTTCATGGAAGAAGAAAAACTCGAAATAGCCGATTTCTTTAAGAAGAAATTCCGGAATAAAGACCTGGTGCTCACCCTTTCGCTCGACGAAAGCCAGCAGGAAGTGGCCGATACCGGTCCCGCCCCGCTCTCGAGCCGGGAGCAGTTCGCCCGCATGATCGAAAAATATCCGCTGGTGAAAGAGCTGAAAGACAGGCTCAACATGGAACTCGATTTTTAA
- a CDS encoding pyruvate dehydrogenase complex dihydrolipoamide acetyltransferase, protein MAEVIRMPLLSDTMTEGVIAEWHKKVGDTVKSDDVIAEVETDKATMEVVGYVDGTLLYIGVEKGKAAKVNEIIAIVGKAGEDYKPLLEGNGGAAKAAAPAAQAAAPAPAEEKPAAPATAAPAADNGALEQALKDATVIRMPLLSDTMTEGKIVAWNKKVGDAVKSDDVLAEVETDKATMEVIGYADGTLLYIGVPEGEAAKVNGIIAIVGKKEANIEAILSAEKAGSAAPKAAAAGAPAAAAPAATEAAPAAAAADSGDGRVKASPLAKKLAEEKGIDIRQVPGSGDGGRIVKKDVDSFVPSKAAPAAAPAAGGPAAAPKVAAFAPAGQEGYTDTPVSQMRKVIARRLGESKFSAPHFYLTMEINMDKAIEAREGINKVSPVKVSFNDMVIKACAMALRLHPDVNSSWMGDFIRHNQHIHIGSAVAVDEGLIVPVIRFADQKSFSQIAAETKQLNDKAKNKKLQPQEFTGNTFTVSNLGMMGIEQFTAIINPPDSAILAVGGIKETVVVENGQFKTANIMKVTMSCDHRTVDGAVGARFLVTLKGFLENPVTMFV, encoded by the coding sequence ATGGCAGAAGTTATCAGAATGCCCCTTTTAAGCGATACAATGACGGAAGGGGTGATTGCGGAATGGCATAAGAAGGTAGGCGATACCGTTAAGTCCGACGATGTGATTGCGGAAGTGGAAACCGACAAGGCGACCATGGAAGTAGTGGGTTATGTGGACGGAACGTTGTTATATATAGGTGTGGAGAAAGGTAAAGCCGCAAAGGTGAATGAGATCATCGCCATTGTGGGGAAAGCCGGTGAAGATTATAAACCGCTGCTGGAAGGCAACGGTGGCGCCGCCAAAGCCGCTGCACCCGCAGCGCAGGCCGCCGCTCCCGCTCCTGCCGAGGAAAAACCCGCCGCACCTGCCACAGCCGCTCCCGCCGCCGATAACGGCGCGCTGGAACAGGCCCTGAAAGACGCTACGGTTATCCGTATGCCGCTGCTGAGCGACACTATGACCGAAGGCAAGATCGTAGCATGGAATAAAAAAGTAGGCGATGCTGTGAAGAGCGACGACGTGCTGGCCGAAGTGGAAACCGACAAAGCCACCATGGAAGTGATCGGTTACGCAGACGGTACGCTGCTGTATATCGGCGTTCCCGAAGGGGAAGCCGCCAAAGTGAACGGCATTATCGCCATCGTAGGTAAAAAAGAAGCCAATATAGAAGCCATCCTGTCTGCCGAAAAAGCAGGTAGCGCCGCTCCCAAAGCCGCAGCAGCAGGCGCACCCGCCGCTGCAGCCCCGGCCGCAACCGAAGCAGCTCCTGCTGCTGCCGCAGCCGACTCCGGCGACGGCCGCGTGAAAGCTTCTCCCCTCGCTAAAAAACTGGCGGAGGAAAAAGGCATCGATATCCGCCAGGTTCCCGGCAGCGGGGACGGTGGCCGTATCGTGAAAAAAGACGTTGACAGTTTCGTTCCTTCCAAAGCCGCACCTGCCGCTGCTCCCGCAGCCGGCGGCCCTGCAGCCGCCCCCAAAGTGGCCGCATTCGCACCCGCAGGCCAGGAAGGTTATACCGATACCCCCGTATCGCAGATGCGCAAGGTAATTGCACGCCGCCTCGGCGAAAGCAAATTCAGCGCGCCGCACTTCTACCTGACCATGGAAATCAACATGGACAAGGCTATCGAAGCCCGCGAAGGTATCAACAAGGTTTCTCCCGTGAAGGTTTCCTTCAACGATATGGTGATCAAAGCCTGCGCCATGGCGCTGCGCCTGCACCCTGACGTGAACAGCAGCTGGATGGGCGATTTCATCCGCCACAATCAGCACATCCACATCGGGTCGGCTGTTGCGGTAGACGAAGGCCTGATCGTACCGGTTATCCGCTTCGCCGATCAGAAGAGCTTCTCCCAGATCGCGGCCGAAACCAAACAGCTGAACGACAAAGCCAAAAACAAAAAACTGCAGCCGCAGGAGTTTACCGGTAACACCTTTACCGTGTCGAACCTGGGTATGATGGGCATCGAACAGTTCACCGCCATCATCAACCCGCCCGACTCCGCCATCCTGGCTGTAGGCGGCATCAAGGAAACCGTAGTGGTGGAAAACGGCCAGTTCAAGACCGCCAACATCATGAAAGTGACCATGAGCTGCGACCACCGGACCGTAGACGGTGCTGTGGGCGCCCGTTTCCTGGTAACCCTGAAAGGTTTCCTGGAAAACCCGGTAACAATGTTCGTATAG
- a CDS encoding VOC family protein, whose amino-acid sequence MPHVKHAIRWFEIPVMNFERAKEFYSAILQTDIQEYFQGADRRGLLPFDADEGGIGGAIVHGPDFLSSQRGCLVYLYCSGGVAGVLDRVLAAGGRIEREASPFPEAGQYAVIVDSEGNRVALYGDE is encoded by the coding sequence ATGCCGCACGTCAAACACGCCATTCGCTGGTTTGAAATACCTGTTATGAACTTCGAACGGGCGAAGGAGTTCTACAGCGCCATCCTCCAGACAGATATACAGGAATACTTTCAGGGTGCGGACCGCAGAGGGCTATTGCCGTTTGATGCGGATGAAGGCGGCATTGGCGGCGCCATTGTGCATGGCCCCGATTTTCTCAGCAGCCAGCGCGGATGCCTTGTTTACCTTTACTGCAGCGGCGGCGTAGCCGGTGTGCTCGACCGCGTGCTGGCGGCAGGCGGACGGATAGAACGGGAAGCCTCCCCTTTTCCCGAAGCCGGTCAATACGCGGTCATAGTGGACAGCGAGGGTAACCGCGTGGCGTTGTATGGGGATGAATAA
- a CDS encoding GbsR/MarR family transcriptional regulator → MKLSEAKAQFIQAWGLLGAQWGVNRTMAQIHALLLIAPDPLSAEEIMEALDISRGNANMNVRELMNWGIVEKMLVPGERKEFFVAEKDIWKVGIAIARERKKRELDPILKVLLQLNKVDGDQKDKHVKAFRETIQNIQKFANQTDAALNAFIKSEENWFYSTLLKVIR, encoded by the coding sequence ATGAAATTGTCAGAAGCCAAAGCACAATTCATCCAGGCCTGGGGGTTGCTGGGCGCGCAATGGGGCGTTAACCGCACGATGGCCCAGATCCATGCGTTGCTGCTGATTGCGCCCGACCCGCTGAGCGCCGAAGAGATCATGGAAGCGCTGGATATTTCCCGGGGCAATGCCAACATGAACGTACGCGAGCTCATGAACTGGGGGATTGTGGAGAAAATGCTGGTGCCGGGTGAAAGGAAAGAATTTTTCGTGGCCGAAAAAGATATCTGGAAAGTAGGCATCGCCATCGCCCGTGAAAGGAAAAAAAGAGAGCTGGACCCCATCCTGAAAGTATTGCTGCAACTCAATAAAGTAGACGGCGACCAGAAGGACAAACACGTCAAAGCCTTCCGGGAAACCATTCAGAACATCCAGAAGTTCGCCAACCAGACAGATGCCGCACTCAACGCATTCATCAAGTCGGAAGAAAACTGGTTTTACAGCACTTTGCTGAAAGTCATCCGTTAA